A single window of Xylocopilactobacillus apicola DNA harbors:
- the plsY gene encoding glycerol-3-phosphate 1-O-acyltransferase PlsY gives MSKLLIFTILCLIAYLIGSIPFGVLIGKWFKHTDIRNYGSHSIGTTNAYRVLGTKLGSLVLMLDMLKGTLSASLPIIFGHYPHYYVIICGFFAVLGHTFSIFLKFRGGKAVATGAGILLAYEPILFILTWIVFLTTVFFTSAVSMGSILGFIFVNLVSFFVLKDPILSPIAFILLIIVIYRHRENIKRIKKGQENLVPFGLIYWRKNKK, from the coding sequence ATGAGCAAACTTTTAATTTTCACGATTCTCTGTTTAATTGCCTACTTGATCGGTTCCATTCCGTTTGGAGTTCTAATCGGTAAATGGTTTAAGCACACCGATATTAGAAATTACGGCAGTCACAGCATTGGTACCACCAACGCCTACCGAGTGCTGGGAACTAAACTAGGCAGTTTGGTTTTAATGCTTGATATGTTAAAAGGAACTCTTAGTGCGTCACTTCCTATCATTTTTGGTCACTACCCTCACTACTATGTGATTATCTGCGGTTTTTTTGCAGTTCTTGGCCACACATTTTCAATTTTCTTGAAATTTCGCGGCGGTAAAGCTGTAGCAACAGGAGCCGGAATTTTACTCGCCTACGAGCCAATCCTCTTTATTTTAACCTGGATTGTTTTTTTAACGACCGTTTTTTTCACAAGTGCTGTCTCAATGGGTAGTATTTTAGGGTTTATCTTTGTTAACCTTGTTTCTTTTTTTGTTCTCAAAGATCCAATTTTATCACCTATCGCTTTTATTCTACTAATTATTGTCATTTATCGCCACCGCGAAAATATCAAACGCATCAAAAAAGGGCAAGAAAATCTTGTCCCATTCGGTTTAATTTACTGGCGCAAAAACAAAAAATAA
- the parE gene encoding DNA topoisomerase IV subunit B — MDMTTNTYNDSNIKILEGLEAVRKRPGMYIGSTDAHGLHHLVYEIVDNAVDEALAGFGKEIDVTIEKNGSVTVRDFGRGIPTGMHKTGRPTIEVIFTILHAGGKFDDSSYKTSGGLHGVGSSVVNALSKSMTVKVNRDGLAFKEEFKDGGKPVGTLQKLGKTKEPDGTTVNFLPDDTIFSEVDFNFDVLKERIKEAAYLLKNVRFVLKDKRTGRKEEYIFPDGIKTFVADLSKDKELIGQIFDFSGKEQGVEVEFAGAFNTGYSEVMYSFVNNVRTPDGGTHEVGVRSGLTRAFNEYFRSSELLKEKEKNIDGSDLREGLTGVLSVRVPEELLQFEGQTKEKLGSPVVKGITENIIYEQTKYYLLESGDFGQKIFAKAKAAQEARIAARKARDTVRKGKKSKKNDGLISGKLTPAQKHDAKHNELFLVEGDSAGGSAKQGRNRKFQAILPLRGKVLNTQKASLEEIFKNQEINTIIYAIGAGAGKDFKVKDSNYDKVIIMTDADTDGAHIQILLLTFFYRYMLDLVIAGKVYIAMPPLYKIQVGIKKPKIEYAWTEDELESKTKQIKTKYALQRFKGLGEMNADELWETTMNPDTRTLLRVKIEDLAFAGQEVETLMGDQVSPRRKWIESNVDFSDHDENDNILEVSR; from the coding sequence ATAGATATGACAACAAATACATATAATGACAGCAACATCAAAATTCTAGAAGGACTAGAGGCGGTCCGTAAGCGCCCCGGGATGTATATTGGTTCGACCGATGCTCATGGACTTCATCATTTAGTTTATGAAATTGTTGATAATGCCGTTGACGAGGCTTTAGCTGGTTTTGGTAAAGAAATTGATGTCACAATTGAAAAGAACGGTTCAGTGACGGTTCGGGATTTCGGTCGTGGAATTCCAACGGGGATGCATAAAACGGGTCGTCCGACAATTGAAGTAATTTTTACAATTTTACATGCAGGCGGAAAGTTTGATGATTCGTCCTATAAGACTTCTGGTGGTTTACATGGAGTTGGATCTAGTGTGGTTAATGCTCTTTCTAAATCGATGACAGTTAAAGTGAACCGTGACGGCTTAGCCTTTAAAGAAGAATTTAAAGATGGCGGTAAGCCAGTTGGAACCCTGCAGAAGTTAGGTAAAACCAAAGAGCCAGACGGGACCACGGTTAATTTTTTGCCCGATGATACTATTTTTAGCGAAGTAGACTTCAATTTTGACGTCCTCAAGGAAAGAATTAAAGAAGCAGCATATTTACTAAAAAATGTTCGCTTTGTCCTTAAAGACAAAAGAACGGGTCGAAAAGAAGAATATATTTTTCCCGATGGGATCAAGACTTTTGTGGCTGATCTCAGCAAAGACAAGGAGTTAATCGGTCAAATTTTTGATTTTTCTGGTAAAGAGCAGGGCGTTGAAGTCGAGTTTGCGGGAGCTTTTAACACCGGTTATTCCGAAGTGATGTATTCATTTGTCAATAATGTTCGCACACCTGACGGGGGAACCCATGAGGTTGGGGTTCGCTCAGGTTTGACGCGAGCTTTTAACGAATATTTCCGGTCAAGTGAACTTCTAAAAGAAAAAGAGAAGAATATTGACGGAAGTGATCTGCGTGAAGGATTGACGGGAGTTTTGTCGGTCAGAGTTCCCGAAGAACTTTTACAATTTGAAGGACAGACTAAGGAAAAACTTGGTAGCCCAGTAGTTAAGGGAATTACCGAAAATATTATCTATGAGCAGACGAAATATTATCTTTTAGAAAGTGGCGACTTTGGGCAGAAGATTTTTGCCAAGGCCAAAGCAGCTCAAGAAGCTCGGATTGCGGCGCGTAAGGCTCGTGATACGGTGCGAAAAGGTAAAAAGAGCAAAAAAAATGATGGCTTAATTTCTGGTAAACTAACGCCAGCTCAAAAGCATGATGCTAAACATAATGAGCTTTTCTTGGTCGAGGGTGATTCAGCCGGTGGTTCAGCAAAACAAGGTCGAAACCGGAAATTTCAAGCAATTTTGCCGCTTAGAGGCAAGGTTTTAAACACTCAAAAGGCTTCGTTAGAGGAAATTTTTAAAAATCAAGAAATTAATACGATTATTTATGCGATTGGAGCGGGAGCGGGAAAAGACTTCAAAGTTAAAGACAGTAATTATGATAAAGTGATTATCATGACCGATGCTGATACCGATGGGGCACATATTCAAATTTTGTTATTAACTTTTTTCTATCGCTATATGTTAGATTTGGTAATTGCGGGGAAAGTTTACATTGCAATGCCGCCGCTTTATAAGATTCAAGTTGGGATTAAAAAGCCAAAAATAGAATATGCTTGGACTGAAGACGAATTAGAAAGTAAGACTAAACAAATTAAGACCAAGTATGCTTTGCAGCGGTTTAAAGGGCTTGGCGAAATGAATGCTGATGAGCTTTGGGAGACGACAATGAATCCTGATACCCGGACGCTTTTAAGGGTCAAAATTGAAGATTTAGCTTTTGCAGGTCAAGAGGTTGAAACATTGATGGGAGATCAGGTTAGTCCTCGGCGTAAGTGGATTGAGAGCAACGTTGATTTTTCAGATCATGACGAAAACGACAATATTTTAGAAGTATCGAGATAG
- the parC gene encoding DNA topoisomerase IV subunit A, producing the protein MADRIKELPLENVISDRFGRYSKYIIQERALPDVRDGLKPVQRRILYAMYQDGNTADKAFRKSAKSVGNIMGNYHPHGDSSIYEAMVRMSQDWKNRAPLIEMHGNNGSIDGDPPAAMRYTEARLSKISNHLLEGINNETVDMMLNFDDTLYEPVVLPAAFPNLLVNGATGISAGYATQIPPHNLTEVMEALIYLIKNPGATTAKLMEYVKGPDFPTGAIVQGKEGLVQAYETGRGRVMVRSKTHIDEVKGKKKIIVTEIPFDVNKAQLIKRIEELKADKRLEGIGDIRDESDRFGLSISIDLKKNVNPDDILNYLYKNTDLQVSYNFNVIAIDEGKPKLLGLKEILNAYLNHRREVILKQTKFFLDKAQKRTHIIDGLIKAVSILDDVIKTIRASENRLAAIQNLMDAYQFTQAQSEAIVNLQLYRLTNTDIVTLENELKELREKIEEYQKILSNPEYLGQVIIKGFKEIMKEFGSPRLTTIEDEITPLRVAKTVIVPDEEVHVGVTKDGYLKRSSLKSAQASVAELKEGDEFLLEKNLNTHDEIYVFTNQGNLIYRKVFEIEEARWKDLGTHLSQSAGFDPKEKILCVLALTSQDTDKRIVVATNDGYVKQISLSDLRPQSRYLNRAIRFVNFKSDQSIVTNVIEIVNEYQEILTVTKKGMALKFNLSEVPLQKGRSAGVKLISLHQEDSVCGISILRDSDNYLGIMQEDGKYKNIQLAEIPLTTRAKKGVRILRQNSSHEIIIFDFVILDADRSAMFDVQTQRGEHFSFNPVDFPKSSRQALGKPVYSVRDHGVVIKLTEIKQEDENDE; encoded by the coding sequence TTGGCAGATCGGATCAAAGAGTTACCGTTAGAAAACGTCATTAGTGATCGTTTCGGGCGTTACTCGAAGTATATTATTCAAGAACGGGCCTTGCCGGATGTGCGAGATGGCTTAAAACCAGTCCAACGGCGAATTCTGTATGCAATGTATCAAGATGGTAATACGGCGGACAAGGCTTTTCGCAAGTCAGCGAAATCAGTCGGAAATATCATGGGTAACTATCATCCTCACGGAGATTCATCGATTTATGAGGCGATGGTTAGAATGAGCCAGGATTGGAAAAATCGAGCTCCGTTAATTGAAATGCATGGAAACAATGGATCTATTGACGGTGATCCGCCAGCGGCAATGCGTTACACTGAGGCGCGGTTAAGCAAGATTTCAAATCATCTTTTAGAAGGCATCAACAATGAAACTGTTGATATGATGCTTAATTTCGATGACACACTTTATGAACCAGTGGTCTTGCCAGCAGCTTTTCCTAATCTTTTGGTCAACGGTGCAACGGGAATTTCTGCGGGTTATGCGACTCAAATTCCCCCTCACAATTTGACCGAAGTAATGGAAGCATTAATTTACTTAATCAAAAATCCTGGAGCGACAACTGCCAAACTGATGGAATATGTCAAGGGTCCTGATTTTCCAACTGGCGCCATTGTTCAAGGTAAAGAAGGATTAGTTCAAGCCTATGAAACTGGTCGTGGTCGGGTCATGGTTCGCAGTAAGACTCATATTGATGAAGTTAAAGGCAAAAAGAAAATAATCGTAACCGAGATCCCTTTTGACGTTAATAAAGCTCAATTGATTAAGCGAATTGAAGAATTAAAAGCAGATAAGCGTCTGGAAGGAATTGGTGATATTCGTGATGAATCTGATCGCTTCGGTTTATCTATTTCGATCGATTTGAAGAAAAATGTTAATCCTGATGATATCTTAAATTATCTTTACAAAAACACTGATCTTCAAGTTTCTTATAATTTCAATGTGATTGCAATTGATGAAGGAAAACCAAAACTATTAGGACTTAAGGAGATCTTAAACGCCTATCTTAATCATCGGCGCGAAGTTATCTTAAAGCAAACTAAATTTTTCCTTGACAAAGCACAAAAACGAACTCATATCATCGATGGTTTAATCAAGGCCGTTTCAATTCTTGATGATGTGATCAAAACAATTCGAGCAAGTGAAAATCGACTTGCCGCAATTCAAAATTTGATGGACGCTTATCAATTTACTCAGGCTCAAAGTGAAGCAATTGTTAATTTGCAGCTATATCGCCTTACCAATACAGACATTGTGACACTTGAGAATGAGTTAAAAGAACTCAGAGAAAAAATCGAGGAATATCAAAAGATTCTTTCAAACCCTGAATATTTAGGTCAAGTGATCATTAAAGGCTTTAAAGAAATCATGAAAGAATTTGGGAGTCCAAGATTGACCACCATCGAAGACGAAATTACGCCATTACGGGTTGCCAAAACGGTTATTGTGCCGGATGAAGAGGTTCATGTTGGGGTCACTAAAGATGGTTATTTAAAGCGCTCTTCTCTTAAAAGTGCTCAAGCAAGCGTGGCCGAGCTAAAAGAAGGTGATGAGTTCTTGTTGGAAAAAAATCTCAATACTCATGATGAAATTTACGTCTTTACCAATCAAGGAAATTTGATTTATCGCAAAGTTTTTGAAATTGAAGAAGCTCGGTGGAAAGACCTAGGTACACATTTATCACAATCTGCAGGGTTTGATCCAAAAGAAAAAATACTTTGCGTATTAGCTTTAACTAGTCAAGACACAGATAAAAGAATTGTTGTCGCGACCAATGACGGTTACGTTAAACAAATTTCTCTGAGCGATTTACGCCCCCAAAGTCGTTATTTAAATCGCGCAATCCGGTTTGTTAATTTTAAATCTGATCAAAGCATTGTTACTAATGTAATTGAAATTGTTAATGAATATCAAGAAATTCTGACCGTCACCAAAAAGGGAATGGCGCTGAAATTTAATTTATCTGAAGTACCATTACAAAAAGGGCGCTCAGCTGGTGTGAAGTTAATATCACTGCACCAAGAAGATTCAGTCTGCGGCATTTCAATTTTGCGAGATTCCGATAATTATCTTGGTATCATGCAAGAAGATGGAAAATATAAGAATATTCAATTAGCCGAAATTCCGCTAACTACTCGAGCTAAAAAGGGTGTTAGAATTTTGCGGCAAAATTCAAGTCATGAAATAATTATTTTTGATTTTGTAATTTTAGATGCCGACCGCAGTGCAATGTTTGATGTACAAACACAAAGAGGGGAACATTTTAGTTTTAATCCAGTTGATTTCCCGAAGAGTAGCCGCCAAGCTTTAGGTAAACCCGTGTACAGTGTTCGTGATCATGGTGTAGTTATTAAGCTTACTGAAATTAAGCAAGAGGATGAAAATGATGAATAA
- the wecB gene encoding non-hydrolyzing UDP-N-acetylglucosamine 2-epimerase: MNKIKIMTVFGTRPEAIKMAPLIKELAKDPEHFSVKNIITAQHREMLDQVLNIFQIKPDYDLDIMEQNQTLSKITTKVILALDEIFIKEKPDLILVHGDTTTTFAAALSAFYHQIAIGHVEAGLRTWDKYSPFPEEMNRQMVDDLTDLYFAPTEKNYNNLVSEHKKKEQIFITGNTGIDALKYTVNDNFASSEFKGLDFSKKIILLTAHRRENQGEKMEKMFEAILSVVKSDSNLQLVYPVHRSPAVQKAAHDVFDHENQVKLINPLDVVHFHNLLKRSFLVLSDSGGIQEEAPALNKPVLVLRDTTERPEAVQTGAIKLVGTDPAVIKKTMIELINHPEEYQQMAEAKNPYGDGEASQRIIEAIKAHFGLITDRPKNFS, encoded by the coding sequence ATGAATAAAATCAAAATTATGACAGTTTTCGGGACTCGTCCTGAAGCAATTAAAATGGCGCCGCTGATTAAGGAATTAGCTAAAGACCCTGAACATTTTAGTGTAAAAAATATAATTACTGCTCAGCATCGAGAAATGCTTGATCAGGTACTAAATATTTTTCAAATCAAGCCTGATTATGATTTGGATATTATGGAACAAAATCAGACGCTTTCAAAGATCACGACTAAGGTAATCTTGGCATTGGATGAGATTTTTATTAAAGAGAAACCCGATTTAATTTTGGTTCACGGAGATACAACGACTACTTTTGCGGCTGCGTTAAGTGCCTTTTATCATCAAATTGCTATTGGTCACGTTGAAGCAGGCCTTAGAACTTGGGATAAATACTCGCCATTTCCAGAAGAAATGAATCGACAAATGGTTGATGATTTAACTGATCTATATTTTGCGCCAACCGAAAAAAATTATAACAATTTAGTTTCTGAGCACAAAAAAAAGGAGCAAATTTTCATTACTGGTAACACCGGAATTGATGCTCTGAAATACACGGTTAACGATAATTTTGCTTCTTCAGAATTTAAAGGCTTAGACTTCTCAAAAAAAATAATTTTATTAACTGCCCACCGACGTGAAAATCAAGGCGAAAAAATGGAAAAAATGTTTGAAGCAATTCTTTCGGTGGTTAAATCTGATTCTAATTTACAACTCGTTTATCCAGTTCATCGCTCTCCTGCGGTCCAAAAAGCTGCACATGATGTTTTTGATCATGAAAATCAAGTGAAATTGATTAATCCGTTGGATGTAGTTCATTTTCATAATTTGCTGAAAAGAAGTTTCTTAGTGCTTTCAGATTCGGGTGGCATTCAAGAAGAAGCACCGGCTCTTAATAAACCAGTTTTAGTCTTGCGAGATACTACTGAAAGACCGGAAGCTGTTCAAACAGGGGCAATTAAATTGGTGGGGACAGATCCGGCGGTAATCAAAAAAACGATGATTGAATTAATCAATCATCCTGAAGAATATCAGCAAATGGCCGAAGCTAAGAATCCTTATGGAGATGGCGAAGCCTCTCAGAGGATTATTGAAGCGATCAAAGCTCATTTTGGTTTAATTACTGATCGGCCGAAGAATTTTTCTTAG
- a CDS encoding GtrA family protein, with translation MKKLSKSNFNLRSFLVYSFFGFLASAVNVVIFQLLYHNLRLINLVANSIAFILANVLSYYLNRVFVFKLPKGNLHEMFVEFSSFISSRTLTYVLDLSFMFIFATILKMNQANQTLILKIIDQIILGLVNYFMSRAIFNNSERRIHERLTKKNSSADQ, from the coding sequence TTGAAAAAGCTCAGTAAATCAAATTTTAATCTGCGGTCTTTTTTAGTTTACTCATTTTTTGGGTTTCTTGCTTCCGCAGTTAATGTTGTGATCTTTCAGCTGCTTTATCACAATCTTCGTCTAATTAATCTTGTGGCTAACTCAATTGCTTTCATTCTAGCAAACGTCTTGAGCTATTATTTAAATCGCGTTTTCGTCTTCAAACTGCCCAAGGGAAATTTACATGAAATGTTTGTTGAATTTTCGTCGTTTATTTCCTCTCGAACCTTAACATACGTGCTGGATCTTAGTTTTATGTTTATTTTTGCCACAATTTTAAAAATGAATCAAGCAAACCAGACCTTGATTCTAAAAATAATTGACCAAATCATATTAGGACTGGTCAATTATTTCATGTCGCGGGCCATCTTTAATAATAGCGAGCGGCGGATTCACGAACGGCTTACTAAGAAAAATTCTTCGGCCGATCAGTAA
- a CDS encoding flavodoxin, with translation MTSALVVYASITGNNEEVAEIINEEFKRLNVDSELKEISITNADEFEDVDICVVCPYTYGEGDLPEEGMDFYEDLPTLDLKGKIFGCAGSGDTYYEEFATAVDDFANQFIKAGATQGAENLKIDLAVDEDDLKNIIEYTKSLVAAFEKAQ, from the coding sequence ATGACAAGTGCTTTAGTTGTATATGCCAGTATCACTGGTAATAATGAAGAGGTTGCAGAAATCATCAATGAAGAGTTTAAAAGACTCAATGTTGACTCTGAGCTTAAAGAAATTTCCATCACGAATGCTGATGAATTTGAAGACGTCGATATCTGCGTTGTCTGCCCATATACCTATGGAGAAGGAGATCTTCCCGAAGAAGGAATGGACTTTTATGAAGACCTTCCTACCCTTGATTTAAAAGGGAAAATCTTTGGCTGCGCTGGATCAGGCGACACTTACTATGAGGAATTTGCAACGGCGGTTGATGATTTTGCAAATCAATTTATCAAAGCTGGTGCCACTCAAGGAGCAGAAAATCTCAAAATTGACCTTGCAGTTGACGAAGACGATCTAAAAAACATTATCGAATATACGAAGAGCCTCGTGGCCGCCTTTGAAAAAGCTCAGTAA
- the map gene encoding type I methionyl aminopeptidase, translated as MITIKSAREIEGMAQSGQILAGVHRELRNIIKPGISTWEIEEFARKYIEGHGAVASQIGFDGYKYATCISVNDEVAHGIPRRQLFLKSGDIVKVDMCVDYLGYQSDSCWSYGVGELSPLHQELLRVTKKSLYLGIAQSVIGNRIGDIGAVIERYTEQDHHFGDVRDLIGHGIQPSIHEDPAVPHYGTPGRGIRLREGMTITIEPMINTGTWQIKSREVPADDWTYYVSQDGTYSAQFEHTIAITKDGPKILTSQGDPEDKPYLL; from the coding sequence TTGATTACAATAAAATCAGCGCGAGAAATTGAAGGAATGGCTCAATCAGGTCAGATTTTGGCCGGAGTACACCGCGAGCTAAGAAACATCATTAAACCAGGAATCTCGACTTGGGAGATTGAAGAATTTGCTAGAAAATATATTGAAGGACACGGAGCAGTTGCTTCCCAAATTGGTTTTGATGGCTATAAGTACGCTACTTGTATTAGCGTCAACGATGAAGTTGCTCACGGAATTCCGCGCCGCCAATTATTTTTAAAAAGTGGAGATATCGTAAAAGTAGATATGTGTGTCGATTATTTAGGATATCAAAGTGATTCTTGTTGGTCATACGGAGTAGGCGAGTTAAGTCCTCTACATCAAGAGCTACTGCGAGTAACTAAAAAATCGCTGTATTTAGGAATTGCTCAGTCGGTAATTGGAAATCGAATTGGTGATATTGGCGCGGTGATCGAACGATATACGGAACAAGATCATCATTTTGGAGATGTGAGAGATTTAATTGGTCATGGAATTCAACCTTCAATCCATGAGGATCCAGCCGTTCCCCATTATGGTACCCCCGGTCGCGGGATCCGTTTACGTGAAGGAATGACAATTACGATCGAGCCGATGATTAATACCGGGACTTGGCAAATTAAATCCAGAGAAGTTCCAGCAGATGATTGGACTTATTATGTCAGCCAAGATGGAACTTATTCTGCTCAGTTTGAACACACTATTGCAATTACGAAAGACGGTCCTAAGATTTTGACTTCCCAAGGCGATCCTGAAGACAAGCCGTATTTGCTTTAA
- a CDS encoding YihY/virulence factor BrkB family protein — protein sequence MLVKIKKSSQFDRLNAIIKKFTELFQRANVTVLSKAFAYYLLISFFPLLIFLGNLFSFLNFNLNSIYDYLVFAIPGPTVQFLRGITRSLKYSSNLFLLIGSFFVFMWAMSRVLNVLNQGINEVYATRVKQNFLVKRVVSLFYTFLLVLVVVLIAFTMIFGEMIIKMIDPIFKITQQYLNLYNTLKWPVVLTILLVVLFFIYFFMPNRKLRIRDALPGTIFTSSGWIILSQAFRIYLKFFGQRWDSYGTIGAVIVFLLWLNALGEMIIIGGLINGSIMETRKLKS from the coding sequence ATGTTGGTTAAAATAAAAAAGAGCAGTCAGTTTGACCGCTTAAATGCTATAATTAAAAAATTTACAGAATTATTTCAAAGGGCAAATGTGACGGTTTTATCTAAGGCATTTGCCTATTATTTATTGATTTCTTTTTTTCCCTTACTAATTTTTTTAGGAAATCTTTTTTCTTTTTTGAATTTTAATTTAAATTCAATCTATGATTATCTCGTTTTTGCCATTCCGGGCCCGACTGTTCAATTTTTAAGAGGAATCACCAGGTCGCTTAAATATTCGTCAAATTTATTTTTGCTGATTGGCTCTTTTTTTGTCTTTATGTGGGCGATGAGTAGGGTTCTAAATGTGCTTAACCAAGGGATCAACGAGGTTTATGCGACCAGAGTTAAGCAAAATTTTCTTGTTAAGAGGGTTGTTTCTCTTTTTTATACGTTCCTTTTGGTCTTAGTAGTTGTCCTAATCGCATTTACAATGATTTTTGGGGAAATGATTATTAAAATGATTGATCCAATTTTTAAAATTACCCAGCAATACCTTAATCTTTACAATACCTTGAAGTGGCCGGTAGTTTTAACAATTTTGTTGGTGGTATTATTTTTTATTTATTTTTTTATGCCTAACCGTAAACTGCGAATTCGCGATGCTTTACCGGGAACAATTTTTACCTCATCTGGCTGGATTATTTTGTCTCAAGCGTTTCGGATTTATTTAAAATTTTTTGGTCAAAGGTGGGACAGCTACGGCACGATTGGGGCAGTTATTGTCTTTTTACTGTGGCTAAATGCTTTAGGGGAAATGATTATTATTGGTGGGCTCATTAACGGATCAATCATGGAAACTCGTAAATTAAAGTCCTGA
- the galU gene encoding UTP--glucose-1-phosphate uridylyltransferase GalU yields MKVKKAIIPAAGLATRFLPVTKAQAKEMLPIVDKPTIQFIVEEARASGIEDILIVEGKQKRSIEDHFDSAPELEFKLKEDHKNDLLKLVQSITDIGVNMFYVRQPYPNGLGAAVSLAKSFIGNEPFVVMLGDDLMNDKVPLTQQLIDAYDDTHASTIAVMQVPHSEVSKYGVIDPIKEVKKDLYSVKTFVEKPAVDKAPSDFAIIGRYLLTPEIFDYLAKTKPGKGGEIQLTDAIDSLNQTQRVFARVFRGERHDVGNKFGFLKTNIEYGLQHPEVKDELKKYLIELSKKLK; encoded by the coding sequence ATGAAAGTAAAAAAAGCTATCATTCCAGCGGCTGGTTTAGCAACCCGCTTTTTGCCTGTTACTAAAGCACAGGCGAAGGAAATGTTACCGATTGTCGATAAACCAACGATTCAGTTTATTGTTGAAGAAGCAAGAGCGTCTGGTATTGAAGATATTTTAATTGTTGAAGGGAAGCAAAAAAGATCGATTGAAGATCATTTTGATTCAGCACCAGAACTAGAGTTTAAATTAAAAGAAGATCATAAAAATGATCTCCTTAAGCTAGTTCAGTCGATCACTGATATCGGTGTAAACATGTTTTATGTCCGTCAACCTTATCCCAACGGTTTAGGTGCTGCGGTTTCTCTTGCAAAATCTTTTATTGGCAATGAGCCTTTTGTGGTAATGCTTGGAGACGATTTGATGAATGATAAGGTTCCGTTGACGCAACAATTGATTGATGCTTATGACGATACTCATGCTTCAACGATTGCTGTAATGCAGGTTCCGCACTCCGAAGTTTCTAAATATGGAGTAATTGATCCGATTAAAGAAGTAAAAAAAGATCTCTATAGTGTCAAAACTTTTGTAGAGAAACCGGCGGTAGATAAAGCACCGTCTGACTTTGCTATTATTGGTCGGTATCTCTTAACACCGGAGATTTTTGATTATCTAGCAAAGACCAAGCCGGGTAAGGGGGGAGAAATTCAGTTAACTGACGCAATTGATAGTTTAAATCAAACTCAGCGTGTTTTTGCTCGTGTGTTTAGAGGCGAACGTCATGATGTAGGTAACAAATTTGGCTTCCTTAAAACCAATATTGAATATGGTTTACAGCATCCGGAAGTTAAAGATGAACTAAAAAAATATTTAATCGAATTAAGCAAAAAGTTAAAATAA